The region TGATTATCAGGTCTGTACTCTGTATCGACACGCTTCTATATTGGCGGTTGTCGATGTCACTCGCAACTTCCTGCGCGGCACGAAGTAGCCGCCGGGAGCCAGATTCGCGCCAACCTCGCTTGGGCATGTTCGAGCCTTCACCGTCCGACGCGCCGTCATCGCGTCGTTGGCTTCTTCACTGCGTGACCAGCACGCGAGTCCCGGCCCCGTTTGGCAGCGCATGCAGCCGCACCAGGCGGATCTCACGGTGACGTTTACGGGCGGCGCCACGGAGTTCCCTGGTCGGAGCCCCGCTGGGAGCGTTGTGGAGGAATCGCTCAGCGGTGCGAGGGGAATCGCTCCCGGCCGCTCCGTCGTGCACGTGGCTCAACTCGGCGTCGCTGGTTGGCCCGAGCCGGCCATGCCTTCACCGATGATCAGGAGGTCGAAGTAGTCGCTCATCGACGCATGCTTTCGGCGGTCTCGATCGCGTCGCGTAGCTGCTCCAGCGTTGGCGAGCCGGCGAATCCATCGGGAGTGAGGTAGATCCGGCAGGACAGCCCGGGCGGCGAGTCAGGCGTTGGGAAGAGAGGAACCCCGTCGATGAGCAGTGAGGGAGAGCCGTGAAAGCCCAACTCTTCCGCGTCTATCTGTGTTGCCACGAGCTGCCTGTGGACGGTCAGGTCGGGCCGTTCGGTTGCGATGGCTGCGAGGCGTTCGGCGACGGTCTCCCAACTTGGGCATCCATCGAAGTACTGCAAGGTGATCTCCATGTGCTGACCGTAAACGTTGCAGCACGGTGCAAGGTCAAGTGGTGTGATGGGAGCATGCGCATAGGACACCTCGCCGCCCTCACCGGCGTCAGCACGCAAGCCCTACGGTTCTACGAGCGGAAGGGCCTCTTGCCGACCGCAGCACGAGAGAGCAACGGGTACCGGGTCTACGAGGACGACGCTGCCGTAGCGCGAGTCGGCTTCATCCGTGCGGCTCAGGGCGCCGGGCTGAAGTTGACCGAGATCGCCGGCGTCCTTGAGCTTCGCGAGGCTGGTCAGGCCCCGTGTTCTCACGTCCGCTCCCTCCTAAATCGAGAGCGCGAGGAGATTCGCGCCCGGCAGACAGAACTCGCTCGCCTCGAAGCAGAATTAAGTCGCATGATCGAGGCAAGCCTGGCACTCGACCCGTCAGCATGCTCCCCGAGCAGCGTCTGCAATGTCATCCCGCACTAGGACGTCTTTGACGTCTGCCTTGAAGCTCGAGCGGAGCGAACGAGAGCCCGCAACGACGGTTCGAGGAGCGGCGATCGCGTATGGGTCTACCAAGCAACCTGCCTCCCAGGCTCCTAAGCGGGCGCTGCTCGACGGGCTGGGCCTCCGCACAAGCGAAGCGGGCTTGTGCATGGTGGCGGAAGCGCTGACGGGTGGCCGGCTCCGCGCGACGACTGGACAATGTCATGGCTGACGCGCGCGTGCGATGCTCGTGTTGCGGTAAGGAGTACCCGCGACGAAAGGTCCACGCGATCGGCAGGGACGGAACGTTCATCTGCCGACGATGCGGTCTCTGGGTGGCACTGCGGCTTCGGGGTGATCGAGAGGACGAGAAGCGCTGACCCTTGGATGGCTGACTCTGGATGCAGGAGCGTCGAATCGCCTCGTCAGCACTCGGTCAACCGCAGACTCCCCGCGGCCGCGCGTGTCGCGAAGTCGTCGAGGTCGCGCGCGGGGCGCAGGCGCGAAAGATGCCCCCTCGTTCGGCCATTTCCCTAGATACCCCGACGTCTCTCTGCGCCGGCCCGAGATCAGAGGTGGCCGCAGTCCTGTGGGAATCAGCTGCACTACTTGCAGCCCTCGCTCGGGGTGAGCCGGGTCGGGTCGGCGCGGCTGCGCTCGCGCCGACCCGGCCCAGCGGGCGCCAGATGCTACAGCCCGAACGCGCCGCCTTCGATCAGAATGAAGACGCCCAGTCCGATCAGGACGATCGGGAAGAGCACATGCTCCCACCGCTCCAAGACTTCGGCGATCGGCCGACGGGTAGCGACAAACTTTGCGAGGAGCACCAGAACCGCGACGAGGGCTAGGAAGACGACGCAGTAGGCGACCACGGCGGCCGGACCGACGCTGAGGAAGACGGGGACGTAGACACCGATGTTGTCGCCGCCGTTCGCAAAGGTGACGCCTGCCACCGCCCAGACCGCGACGTTCTTGGCCTCAACCTTGGCGTCGTCATCATCGTCATCGTCGCTGCGCCACGCCTTCCACGCCGCCCACAGCCCGAGTCCCAGTGGGATGAGACCGAAGTAGGGGATCACCTCCGGGGGCAGGAACGCGCTCGCCCCAAGAGACACGAGCACGGCCGCCCCGAGGATGCCTGCGAACCCGAGGTATTGCCCGACCAGGATGCGGGCTGTCGTGCCGCGCTGTCCCGCGCCTCTGGCGAAGAACAGGGAGAGGACGATGATGTCGTCGATGTTGGTGACGAGGAACAAGCCGATCGCCTGCACCGCGGACGCAAGGATCACGAGCGGACTCCGTGGGCGTAGGCGTCGAGGGCCGCGGATCGGCAGGCCCGTGACAAGGCAAGCTGCGGCGGGCCCTCCGGCTCCACAGTCCAGACGGTCATGGTCGGGGGCACGAAACGCCCACAAGTCTTGGTCAGCACTCGATGACTATACAGGATGCGCTGAACCGTCAATGTCCGTGCTCAGTCGCAGGCGCCTGCCGTGATTACGGGACTTGCGTCGCCGGAGCAAGCCGGTCAGGGCGCGTCACGAGGGTCGTGCGCAGCGCCCATAGCGCGATCCCGCACGTGGTGAAGATGTCCGCGACGTTGAAGATGGCGAACCAGTCGACCGCGATGAAGTCGACGACCCGACCCGTCAGCGGCGGCTCGCCGGCTCGGAAGATGCGGTCCGAAAGGTTCCCGAGCCCCCCGCCGGCGGCGATCGCCAGCAGTGCCGTGCCGACGAGATCGTCATCGCGAACAACACGAGCACATACCCAGCCGAGCAGCGCCGCATTGAGGACTATCAGTCCCACGACCAACGGCGCGCCAGCATCAGCCCCGATGCCGAAGGCGACGCCAGGATTGAAGACCAGCCGGAGCTCAACGAACGGCAAGATCGGGACGGTGGTGCCGCCCGACAGCGCCGACAGGGCCCAGGCCTTGGATGCCTGGTCGAGCGAGAATGCACCAACGACCGCGACGGCCGCCGCAACGGCGGCGCGCATCCGCTTCCCGGAGTTCCCCGCCAAGGGCGCCGCGACTGCGACTGCTCGGTCGGCGTCGGCATGTCGATTCAGCACTGGCTGACTATAGCGGACCGCCGTTGCCGACTGCGTCGTCGCCCGGCCACGCCTTGGCGGGTGGCTGCAACCGACCGGCAACCGACTGCTATGGTCACTGTATGCTGACCATTCCCAGTCGTCTCGATGTCATGCATCGGCTCGGGCGTGCCATGGCGGACCCGACGCGCGCGCGGATTCTGCTGCAGTTGCTGGAGAAGCCGAGCTATCCGGCGGAGCTGGCGCGCGACCTGGCCCTGTCACGCACCAACGTCTCGAATCATCTCGCATGCCTCCGAGACTGCGGGATCGCTGTCGCTGAGCCCGAAGGCCGCCAGACGCGCTACGAGATCGCCGACCCGCACCTCACGCGAGCGATCGAGGCGCTGCTGGAGGTGACGCTCGCAGTCGACGCGGACGCCCCCTGCATGGACGCCGCCTGTCCCATCGACGGCTGCTGCGAGGCCTCCTCGTGACCGCGACGCTCGCGGGCGACCGTCGCACGAGGCTGCGGCGCCGAGTGCGCTGGATCGTGGGCTTCACCATCACATACAACGTGATCGAGGCGATCGTCGCGATCTGGGCGGGCACCGTGGCGTCCTCCGCGGCGCTGATCGGGTTCGGCCTCGACTCCGTGGTCGAGGTGATGTCGGCGGCGGCGGTCGCGTGGCAGTTCACGCGCAAGGACCCCGAGCGATGGGAGGCCGTCACCGTCAAGGTGATCGCCATCGCGTTCTTCGCCCTCGCCGCGTACGTCACGATCGACGCGGTGCTCTCGCTCGCCGGAGTCGGCGAGGTCGAGCAGAGCCCGGTCGGGATCGCGATCGCCGCGCTCAGCGTCGTGGTGATGCCCGCTCTCGCATGGTTCGAACTGCGAACGGGCAAGGAGTTGAGGTCGCGCAGCGTGCAGGCGGACGCGAAGCAGCTGCTCGTGTGCACGTACCTGTCGGCAGCGGTACTCGTCGGCCTGCTCGCTAACTCGCTCTTCGGCTGGTGGTGGGCCGACTCCCTCGCCGCCCTCGTTGTCGCCGGCCTCGCCGTACGCGAAGGCATCGAGGCGTGGCGCGGCGACCTCTGCTGCGCACCGAACCTGGGACGCGACGGCGACGTTGACGAGGACGACTGCTGCGACTCCTGAGGCAGCGGCCGGAAGCAGCTGTGAGCCCGAACCATCCCGCCGCCAGCACACGCCGCAGGGTAGGGGCGGCCATCGCGATCGTCGCATCAGCAGTGGCTGTCGTGATCGTGGCGGTGCTGATGGTCGTCCGCCCTTGGGAGTCCCAGGGCGCGACCGGAGCGCAACCGCGGGCCGCCGAGACCGCACCGCCGGCTGTCCTCGTGGATGAGACGACACACGTGCTCGACGATGCCGGCCCCGATGCTCCCGTCGTCGTTGAGTTCCTCGACTTCGAGTGCGAGGTGTGCGGAGCTGTCTTCCCGACGATGGAAGAACTGCGCGAGGAGTATGCCGGTCAGGTGACCTTCGCTGTGCGCTACTTCCCGCTGCCTGGCCACTTCAACTCGGGCAACGCGGCGGTCGCGGTCGAGGCGGCCGCCCGGCAGGGACAGTTCGAGGCCATGTACCGGCGCATGTTCGAGACCCAGGCAGAATGGGGCGAAGGCCGCACCTCGGAGGCTGCGCGCTTCCGCAGCTATGCGGACGACCTGGGTCTCGACATGGCCGCCTTCGACGCTGCAGTCGCAGACCCGGCCACGCTGGCACGGGTGGAGCACGACTTCCGAGCGGGGATGAACCTGGGTGTCACAGGGACGCCCGGGATCTTCGTCGACGGGGAGCAGCTGCAACTATCGCGGCTGACCGACATCGAGGCCGCGATCCAGGTTGCGCTCGAGGACGGCTAAGCGCGCGCCTACGCGGTGCCCGGACGGCGCTTAACGTGAAGGGCGCGGGCAAGCGACAG is a window of Agrococcus sp. Marseille-Q4369 DNA encoding:
- a CDS encoding thioredoxin family protein, with the translated sequence MEITLQYFDGCPSWETVAERLAAIATERPDLTVHRQLVATQIDAEELGFHGSPSLLIDGVPLFPTPDSPPGLSCRIYLTPDGFAGSPTLEQLRDAIETAESMRR
- a CDS encoding heavy metal-responsive transcriptional regulator: MRIGHLAALTGVSTQALRFYERKGLLPTAARESNGYRVYEDDAAVARVGFIRAAQGAGLKLTEIAGVLELREAGQAPCSHVRSLLNREREEIRARQTELARLEAELSRMIEASLALDPSACSPSSVCNVIPH
- a CDS encoding cadmium resistance transporter, giving the protein MILASAVQAIGLFLVTNIDDIIVLSLFFARGAGQRGTTARILVGQYLGFAGILGAAVLVSLGASAFLPPEVIPYFGLIPLGLGLWAAWKAWRSDDDDDDDAKVEAKNVAVWAVAGVTFANGGDNIGVYVPVFLSVGPAAVVAYCVVFLALVAVLVLLAKFVATRRPIAEVLERWEHVLFPIVLIGLGVFILIEGGAFGL
- a CDS encoding signal peptidase II, with the protein product MLNRHADADRAVAVAAPLAGNSGKRMRAAVAAAVAVVGAFSLDQASKAWALSALSGGTTVPILPFVELRLVFNPGVAFGIGADAGAPLVVGLIVLNAALLGWVCARVVRDDDLVGTALLAIAAGGGLGNLSDRIFRAGEPPLTGRVVDFIAVDWFAIFNVADIFTTCGIALWALRTTLVTRPDRLAPATQVP
- a CDS encoding metalloregulator ArsR/SmtB family transcription factor, which produces MLTIPSRLDVMHRLGRAMADPTRARILLQLLEKPSYPAELARDLALSRTNVSNHLACLRDCGIAVAEPEGRQTRYEIADPHLTRAIEALLEVTLAVDADAPCMDAACPIDGCCEASS
- a CDS encoding cation transporter, with protein sequence MTATLAGDRRTRLRRRVRWIVGFTITYNVIEAIVAIWAGTVASSAALIGFGLDSVVEVMSAAAVAWQFTRKDPERWEAVTVKVIAIAFFALAAYVTIDAVLSLAGVGEVEQSPVGIAIAALSVVVMPALAWFELRTGKELRSRSVQADAKQLLVCTYLSAAVLVGLLANSLFGWWWADSLAALVVAGLAVREGIEAWRGDLCCAPNLGRDGDVDEDDCCDS
- a CDS encoding thioredoxin domain-containing protein, translating into MAVVIVAVLMVVRPWESQGATGAQPRAAETAPPAVLVDETTHVLDDAGPDAPVVVEFLDFECEVCGAVFPTMEELREEYAGQVTFAVRYFPLPGHFNSGNAAVAVEAAARQGQFEAMYRRMFETQAEWGEGRTSEAARFRSYADDLGLDMAAFDAAVADPATLARVEHDFRAGMNLGVTGTPGIFVDGEQLQLSRLTDIEAAIQVALEDG